A single Entelurus aequoreus isolate RoL-2023_Sb linkage group LG11, RoL_Eaeq_v1.1, whole genome shotgun sequence DNA region contains:
- the cdh17 gene encoding cadherin-17, whose translation MTPMVHLCLLALLLGSADGSGLEGQKVSFENMVVEVAEGTPVPYVLYQFQVNNPSVNGFRLNGEGSDAIKISEDGWLYLDKPLDWSHNDNYLVAVEALVDDEAVEGPVYVTINVLDVNNYAPVFNQSYYIAVVRENALAGVPFTRVFASDRDDPSTPNAQLRYSLVSQIPSKNSTLLFQVDAMTGEISTSQQGQQSLKASETIQFARGEDHGVDALKAKFDGYCPAPTVPHDQNPFFTCVERAETRRRNINPLEDPDYTLFVRVQDMAGASEMALSGNTRVHIVVQPNLWVNPGRLSVTEHAEGSYPRVLTKVQSNEPDAVYRLVQKERELTFPFQINEDGEILLTEELDREEKDMYILVVMAEDQFNNEVDPPMEIQVVVEDVNDNAPVCVTEESVFEVQEDEPVGSLVGQLLAHDDDEEGTLNALLTYTILSQDPPTSPDAFTIDAASGRIQALRSLQRREHQVYRLSVRVSDPVYSAECKVVVKVIDVNNELPLFEKNDYGSHTLAEDADVGHTVLSITASDADDPESGSSFIEFHISAGDDDGVFAVETDGRGVGHLVIAKPLDFETFTFYKLKIDARNPEPLMSGLQYGSDSSTFVSLSVTDVDEVPEFTLDVLDVAVAENTTKGTVLLTVEAKDPEGKEIRFKMEGDSQGWLEMDETSGQIRTKEKLDRETLETFEVKVTAFEKDNLDKFEERLVSVRLLDVNDNIPKLTETKAFICRKKPEAVFIKARDTDAPPFSQPFSFAFAHGKKSHNWDLQVVDGTTAKLTLKKTPEKDEIFSLNINIKDNAGVGVTQAFHVHVCTCTELGYCYVAPAERAFMLGLGPTIGILAGVLGFVVIAFVIVIKRSSKKEATEERNALM comes from the exons ATGACTCCCATGGTGCATCTGTGTCTTCTGGCGCTCCTGCTGGGCTCT GCTGATGGGTCGGGTCTGGAGGGCCAGAAGGTGTCCTTTGAGAACATGGTGGTGGAGGTAGCAGAAGGGACACCTGTACCTTATGTCCTCTACCAG TTCCAAGTCAACAATCCAAGTGTGAACGGCTTCAGGCTGAATGGTGAAGGCAGCGATGCCATCAAGATCTCTGAGGACGGATGGTTGTATCTGGACAAACCTCTGGACTGGTCCCACAATGACAACTACTTGGTTGCG gTGGAAGCTTTGGTAGACGATGAAGCCGTGGAAGGGCCAGTTTACGTGACCATCAACGTGTTGGACGTCAACAACTACGCTCCCGTCTTCAACCAAAGTTACTACATTGCTGTGGTCCGAGAGAATGCTCTAGCAG GCGTCCCCTTCACTCGGGTGTTTGCGTCGGACCGTGACGACCCCTCCACTCCCAACGCCCAGCTGAGATACAGCCTGGTCAGCcagatccccagcaagaacagcACTCTGCTCTTCCAGGTGGACGCCATGACCGGCGAGATCTCCACGTCCCAACAAG GACAGCAGAGCCTGAAGGCCAGTGAGACTATTCAGTTCGCCAGAGGAGAAGACCACGGCGTTGATGCTCTCAAGGCAAAGTTTGACGGGTACTGCCCGGCGCCCACCGTCCCACATGACCAGAACCCCTTCTTCACCTGTGTGGAGAGAGCAG agacaagaaggaGGAACATAAACCCCCTGGAGGACCCCGACTACACCTTGTTTGTGCGCGTCCAGGACATGGCGGGCGCGTCTGAGATGGCGTTGAGCGGTAACACCAGAGTGCACATCGTGGTGCAGCCCAACCTGTGGGTGAACCCTGGCAGGCTCAGCGTTACAGAACACGCGGAAGGATCTTATCCACGCGTCCTTACAAAG GTCCAATCCAATGAGCCCGATGCCGTCTACAGACTTGTGCAGAAAGAGAGAGAGCTGACCTTCCCCTTCCAGATCAATGAAGATGGAGAAATCCTTCTCACGGAGGAGCTGGACAGAGAGGAGAAGGACATG TACATCCTGGTGGTGATGGCCGAGGACCAATTTAACAATGAGGTGGACCCGCCCATGGAGATCCAGGTTGTGGTGGAGGACGTGAACGACAACGCACCTGTGTGTGTGACGGAGGAGAGTGTGTTTGAGGTGCAGGAGGACGAGCCCGTAG GCAGCCTGGTTGGACAACTACTGGCCCACGATGACGACGAAGAGGGGACACTCAACGCTCTGCTGACCTACACCATCTTGTCCCAGGACCCGCCCACTTCGCCCGACGCTTTCACCATTGATGCCGCCTCTGGTCGAATTCAAGCGTTGCGCTCGTTGCAGCGTCGAGAGCATCAGGTGTACAGACTCAGTGTCAGAGTCAGTGATCCAG TTTACAGTGCAGAATGCAAGGTGGTCGTCAAAGTCATCGATGTCAACAACGAGCTGCCTCTCTTTGAGAAGAACGAC TATGGCAGCCACACATTGGCGGAGGACGCAGACGTAGGACACACGGTGCTCAGCATCACAGCATCAGACGCAGACGACCCGGAAAGCGGCAGCTCCTTCATCGAGTTCCACATCTCAGCAGGCGATGATGACGGGGTGTTTGCCGTGGAAACGGACGGCCGAGGTGTCGGCCACCTGGTCATCGCTAAG CCTCTGGACTTTGAGACGTTCACCTTCTACAAGCTGAAGATCGACGCTCGTAACCCGGAGCCTCTGATGAGCGGCCTGCAGTACGGCAGCGACTCCAGCACCTTTGTGTCCTTGTCTGTCACTGACGTGGACGAAGTCCCGGAATTCACTTTGGACGTGCTGGACGTGGCCGTGGCAGAAAACACCACCAAGGGCACCGTGCTGCTCACTGTGGAGGCCAAAGACCCCGAGGGCAAGGAGATACG TTTCAAGATGGAGGGCGACTCTCAAGGCTGGCTGGAGATGGACGAGACTTCAGGACAAATCAGGACCAAAGAAAAACTGGACAGAGAGACTTTGGAGACCTTTGAAGTCAAGGTCACGGCCTTTGAGAAAG ACAACTTGGACAAGTTTGAGGAGCGCCTGGTGTCCGTCAGGCTGCTGGACGTCAACGACAACATCCCCAAACTGACGGAGACCAAGGCCTTCATCTGCCGGAAGAAACCGGAAGCAGTCTTCATCAAAGCCCGTGACACAGACGCCCCCCCCTTCTCGCAGCCCTTCTCCTTTGCCTTCGCACACGGGAAGAAGTCCCACAACTGGGACCTGCAAGTAGTGGACG GAACCACCGCAAAACTCACTCTCAAGAAAACTCCTGAGAAAGATGAAATCTTCTCACTGAACATCAACATTAAAGACAACGCGGGAGTCGGAGTCACGCAAGCCTTCCACG TCCACGTGTGTACCTGCACTGAGTTAGGTTACTGCTACGTGGCACCTGCGGAGCGAGCCTTCATGTTGGGCCTGGGACCCACAATCGGCATCCTGGCAGGAGTTCTGGGATTCGTCG TCATCGCCTTTGTCATCGTGATCAAACGTTCGAGTAAAAAGGAGGCGACGGAGGAGAGGAACGCTCTAATGTGA